A single Anopheles arabiensis isolate DONGOLA chromosome 2, AaraD3, whole genome shotgun sequence DNA region contains:
- the LOC120894449 gene encoding uncharacterized protein LOC120894449 has protein sequence MRYGLKVAFGISRKRVVIILQDGLIVESVRLGALVQPAGRKSAQDICKIIESVEIHLTTCMAYGEYSNIKATPKTTIIFPRTSASQIHPFPSWPNLMASALPIDPCNPHRFGRFVTTAEAR, from the exons ATGAGATACGGTTTGAAAGTGGCATTCGGAATTTCTAGGAAGCGTGTTGTTATCATACTTCAAGATGGGTTGATAGTGGAAAGTGTGCGTTTGGGTGCTTTGGTGCAGCCAGCTGGAAGAAAGTCAGCACAAGACATTTGCAAGATCATAGAAAGCGTCGAAATTCATCTCACAACGTGCATGGCGTATGGCGAATACTCCAACATTAAAGCAACACCAA AAACTACCATTATTTTTCCAAGGACCTCTGCTTCACAGATTCACCCATTTCCATCGTGGCCAAACCTTATGGCTAGTGCGCTACCGATCGATCCATGTAATCCACACCGCTTTGGCCGCTTTGTCACCACCGCTGAAG CACGATAA